A window from Bacteroidales bacterium encodes these proteins:
- a CDS encoding methylmalonyl-CoA mutase small subunit — MAEKNKGSKLFSEFPPISTEQWESVIREDLKGADYDKKLVWKTMEGINAKPYYRAEDLKNIDTTKVLPGEFPYIRGNKEKGNNWLVRQDFDVNGDNPTETNQKALDVLTKGVDSIGFRLCKGCEPCFDGVSKILNGIDFQKTEVNLIGGGSSRKAIPFFIQKIKETKADAKKVKASIDYSPLSSLTLNGKFCCDAETSFNRMKEVVESVREFPEFKVIGVNAYIFHNSGSTLIQELAFALAMANDYLVALTERGITVDEAANRIKFNFAVSANYFMEIAKFRAARLLWAKIVEAYNPKSIESAQMSIHAETSTWNKTVYDAYVNMLRTTTEGMSAVIAGVDSLNILPFDTTYQNATAFSERIARNQQLVIKEESYFDKIADPGAGSYYIENLTDSIAQEAWKLFLQVEAMGGYQAAFTEDFIQNQIKEVAHKRDMNITSRRDTVLGTNQYPNFTEVADTKAVKESSVKRTVASKTAEMIAEPLVPYRGAQAIEELRYKTDASGKRPKVFMLTLGGLAMRRARAQFSSNFFAVAGFEVIDNIGFKTVDEGIKAAIDAKSDVVVICSSDDEYVTFAPEAFEKLGNKVIYVVAGEPVCKPELEAKGIKNFISTKSNILDTLVYYQNLLKI, encoded by the coding sequence ATGGCAGAAAAAAATAAAGGTTCTAAACTTTTCTCTGAGTTCCCGCCAATTTCAACTGAGCAGTGGGAGTCAGTGATTCGTGAAGATCTAAAAGGCGCCGACTACGACAAGAAATTGGTTTGGAAAACCATGGAGGGCATTAATGCTAAACCCTACTATCGCGCCGAAGACCTTAAGAATATTGATACTACAAAAGTGCTACCAGGTGAATTCCCCTACATTCGTGGCAACAAAGAAAAGGGCAATAATTGGTTAGTTCGTCAGGATTTTGACGTTAACGGCGACAACCCCACTGAAACAAATCAAAAAGCACTTGATGTACTTACTAAAGGTGTCGATTCGATCGGTTTCAGACTTTGTAAAGGTTGCGAACCATGCTTTGATGGCGTTAGCAAAATTCTTAACGGAATCGACTTTCAGAAAACTGAAGTTAACCTAATTGGAGGTGGTTCTTCACGTAAAGCTATACCGTTCTTTATCCAAAAGATTAAAGAAACCAAGGCCGACGCTAAAAAAGTAAAAGCATCAATTGATTATAGCCCATTATCATCATTAACACTCAACGGAAAATTCTGCTGTGATGCAGAAACCTCCTTCAATAGAATGAAGGAAGTAGTTGAAAGTGTTCGTGAATTCCCCGAATTCAAAGTGATTGGCGTAAACGCTTATATTTTCCATAATAGCGGCTCAACTTTGATTCAGGAACTAGCATTCGCTCTTGCGATGGCTAACGATTATCTTGTAGCACTCACCGAGCGTGGAATTACAGTAGATGAGGCAGCAAATAGAATCAAGTTTAACTTTGCAGTAAGCGCCAACTATTTTATGGAAATTGCCAAATTCCGTGCAGCTCGTCTGTTATGGGCAAAAATAGTAGAGGCATACAACCCTAAATCTATTGAATCCGCTCAAATGAGCATTCATGCTGAAACAAGCACATGGAACAAAACCGTTTATGATGCTTACGTTAACATGCTTCGCACCACTACCGAAGGGATGTCTGCTGTAATTGCTGGTGTTGATTCATTGAATATTCTTCCCTTTGATACAACTTACCAGAACGCAACTGCTTTTTCAGAGCGTATTGCAAGAAACCAACAACTAGTTATTAAAGAAGAGTCTTACTTTGATAAAATCGCAGACCCAGGGGCAGGCAGCTATTATATCGAGAACTTAACCGACTCGATTGCACAAGAGGCTTGGAAACTTTTCCTTCAAGTTGAAGCAATGGGTGGCTATCAGGCAGCATTTACTGAAGATTTTATTCAAAATCAGATTAAAGAGGTTGCACACAAACGCGATATGAACATCACTTCCCGTCGTGATACGGTTCTTGGAACGAACCAATACCCTAACTTCACTGAGGTTGCAGACACCAAAGCCGTTAAAGAAAGTTCTGTAAAACGCACTGTTGCCAGCAAAACTGCTGAGATGATTGCTGAACCACTTGTTCCATATCGTGGTGCTCAAGCCATTGAGGAACTTCGTTATAAAACTGATGCCAGTGGTAAACGCCCAAAAGTATTTATGTTAACTCTAGGAGGATTGGCAATGCGTCGTGCTCGTGCACAATTCAGCAGCAACTTCTTTGCCGTTGCTGGATTCGAGGTGATAGATAATATTGGCTTTAAAACTGTTGATGAGGGTATTAAAGCTGCTATTGATGCAAAATCAGATGTTGTAGTTATTTGTAGCTCCGATGATGAGTATGTAACCTTTGCTCCTGAAGCATTTGAGAAACTTGGTAATAAAGTTATCTACGTTGTAGCTGGCGAGCCAGTTTGTAAACCAGAACTGGAAGCAAAAGGGATTAAGAACTTTATCAGCACAAAGTCTAACATTCTTGATACTCTGGTATATTATCAAAATCTACTTAAAATCTAA
- a CDS encoding GxxExxY protein, which produces MKTQEEYEKIGKLILDCAFEVHKELGPGLLESVYEICLLEELRKKGLTVKNQLKLPVYYKGKELDKDFYIDILVEDCIVIELKSVETLLPVHEVQLVTYMKLANINLGFLINFNVSLLKSGIRRKVNNYFLAS; this is translated from the coding sequence ATGAAAACTCAAGAAGAATATGAAAAAATTGGTAAACTTATTCTTGATTGCGCATTCGAGGTGCATAAAGAGTTAGGACCAGGCTTACTTGAGTCTGTATATGAGATTTGTTTACTTGAAGAATTAAGAAAAAAAGGATTAACCGTTAAAAATCAACTTAAACTCCCTGTTTACTATAAAGGAAAAGAATTAGACAAAGATTTTTATATAGATATTCTGGTGGAAGATTGCATTGTGATTGAACTTAAGTCTGTTGAAACTCTTTTGCCTGTACATGAAGTACAGTTGGTAACTTATATGAAATTGGCGAATATCAATCTAGGTTTTCTAATCAACTTTAATGTCTCTTTATTAAAATCAGGTATTAGAAGAAAAGTAAACAATTATTTCTTAGCGTCTTAG
- the scpA gene encoding methylmalonyl-CoA mutase, producing MRKDFSKINIKEAKSSNKKLSTESNWTTPELINVKPAYSAEDLENMEHLNYAAGIPPFLRGPYSTMFVMKPWTVRQYAGFSTAEESNAFYRRNLAAGQKGLSVAFDLATHRGYDSDHERVVGDVGKAGVAIDSVEDMKILFAGIPLDKMSVSMTMNGAVLPILAFYIVAALEQGATMEQLTGTIQNDILKEFMVRNTYIYPPEFSMKIIADIFQFTAKNMPKFNSISISGYHIQEAGATADIELAYTLADGLEYLRTGVKSGLDIDAFAPRLSFFWGVGMNHFMEIAKMRAARLLWAKMVKGFNPKNPKSMALRTHCQTSGWSLTEQDPFNNVARTCIEAMAAALGHTQSLHTNALDEAIALPTDFSARIARNTQIYIQEETNVCRSVDPWAGSYYIEYLTHEIAHKAWKLIEEVEELGGMAKAIETGIPKMRIEEASARKQARIDSNKDIIVGLNRFRLEKEDPLEILDVDNTAVRLSQIERLKKIRAERNEADVQAALAAITKAAQTGEGNLLALAVDAAKKRATLGEISDACEKVAGRYKATIRSISGIYSSESMEDQTFKNARALCEKFAKLEGRQPRIMIAKMGQDGHDRGAKVVATGYADIGFDVDMGPLFQTPAEAAKQAVENDVHILGVSSLAAGHKTLVPQVMEELKKLGRDDIMVIVGGVIPAQDYQYLYDQGVVGIFGPGTPVSDAAGKILEILLDRHND from the coding sequence ATGAGAAAAGATTTTTCAAAAATAAATATCAAGGAAGCGAAAAGCAGTAATAAAAAACTCAGCACAGAGTCGAACTGGACAACACCTGAGTTGATAAACGTTAAGCCCGCATATTCTGCTGAAGACCTTGAGAACATGGAGCATCTGAACTATGCTGCAGGTATTCCTCCTTTTCTACGTGGCCCTTATAGTACCATGTTCGTAATGAAGCCTTGGACCGTTCGTCAGTATGCTGGGTTCTCCACAGCCGAAGAATCAAACGCATTCTATCGTCGTAACCTTGCTGCTGGGCAAAAAGGGCTTTCTGTAGCATTCGACCTCGCAACCCATCGTGGTTACGATTCAGACCACGAGCGTGTTGTGGGTGATGTTGGTAAGGCAGGTGTAGCAATCGATAGCGTTGAGGATATGAAAATCCTGTTTGCAGGAATTCCTCTCGATAAAATGTCGGTTTCAATGACCATGAATGGTGCCGTTCTTCCAATTCTAGCCTTCTATATCGTTGCTGCGCTTGAGCAGGGCGCAACAATGGAGCAATTAACTGGAACTATTCAAAACGATATCCTAAAAGAATTCATGGTGCGTAATACCTATATATATCCACCCGAATTCTCGATGAAAATTATCGCTGACATATTCCAATTCACAGCTAAGAATATGCCTAAGTTCAACAGCATATCCATTTCTGGCTACCACATACAAGAAGCTGGTGCTACTGCTGATATCGAATTAGCTTATACACTAGCAGACGGTCTAGAGTATTTAAGAACTGGCGTTAAATCAGGTCTTGATATCGATGCATTTGCTCCTAGGCTTTCATTTTTTTGGGGAGTTGGGATGAACCATTTTATGGAGATTGCCAAAATGCGTGCAGCTCGCCTGCTTTGGGCAAAAATGGTGAAAGGGTTTAACCCCAAGAATCCAAAATCGATGGCCCTCCGTACACACTGCCAAACATCAGGTTGGAGTTTAACAGAGCAAGATCCTTTCAATAACGTAGCACGTACCTGTATTGAGGCAATGGCTGCAGCACTAGGTCACACTCAAAGTTTGCACACCAATGCACTTGATGAAGCAATTGCATTACCAACCGATTTCTCAGCTCGTATCGCACGTAACACGCAAATTTACATTCAAGAGGAGACTAACGTTTGCCGTTCGGTTGACCCTTGGGCAGGTTCTTACTATATTGAGTATCTAACCCATGAGATTGCCCACAAAGCTTGGAAACTGATTGAAGAGGTAGAAGAACTCGGTGGAATGGCTAAAGCAATAGAGACAGGTATTCCAAAAATGCGTATTGAAGAGGCTTCCGCTCGTAAGCAAGCTAGGATCGACTCAAATAAGGATATCATCGTAGGATTAAATAGATTCCGTCTTGAAAAGGAAGATCCACTCGAAATTCTTGATGTTGATAATACAGCCGTTCGCCTCTCTCAGATTGAACGTTTGAAGAAAATTCGTGCCGAACGCAATGAGGCAGATGTCCAAGCCGCACTTGCTGCGATAACAAAAGCCGCTCAAACTGGCGAAGGGAACCTTTTAGCTCTTGCAGTTGATGCAGCAAAGAAACGTGCAACCCTTGGAGAAATATCCGATGCTTGCGAAAAGGTTGCAGGTCGTTATAAAGCAACAATTCGTTCCATTTCAGGAATATACTCATCAGAATCTATGGAAGACCAAACATTTAAAAATGCTCGTGCGCTTTGCGAAAAATTTGCGAAGTTAGAGGGTCGTCAGCCACGTATCATGATTGCCAAAATGGGTCAGGATGGGCACGACCGTGGTGCAAAGGTTGTAGCCACCGGCTATGCCGATATCGGCTTTGATGTTGATATGGGTCCACTATTCCAAACCCCTGCCGAGGCAGCAAAGCAAGCCGTTGAGAACGATGTTCATATTCTAGGTGTATCAAGCCTTGCAGCAGGTCATAAAACCCTTGTTCCACAGGTAATGGAGGAACTAAAAAAACTTGGTCGCGATGATATTATGGTTATCGTTGGTGGGGTTATCCCGGCACAGGATTACCAGTATTTATACGATCAGGGCGTTGTAGGTATCTTTGGACCTGGTACACCCGTATCCGATGCAGCAGGTAAGATTTTAGAAATTTTGCTTGATAGACATAATGATTAG
- a CDS encoding DUF2807 domain-containing protein — protein sequence MKRISLYKLFLIVCTSIVYSSCKDGLFNAGDVVTREIQLSSTISCIEVNTMLEITLVQDTINKALVTCGENLQSDIDIFVKDNILYLNNSIKYNWSRSYEKVKLELHLISIPRLDVRKPSYITSRDTIKTHEFFLVDWGKFTELDVTLDVDNCAIDVSVEGFGHYTVKGKSTTANFHCKGSAFFYAEKLQVQNCTVLQNSIGDTYVNVLNKLTVTIQNSGKVYYYGNPSSIILNNNFPNDKLIHLPND from the coding sequence ATGAAGAGAATCTCTTTATATAAATTGTTCCTTATTGTATGCACTTCGATTGTCTACTCATCGTGTAAGGATGGTTTATTTAACGCTGGAGATGTTGTAACAAGAGAGATACAACTTAGTAGCACAATCTCCTGTATAGAGGTGAATACGATGCTAGAGATTACTTTAGTTCAGGACACCATCAATAAAGCGTTGGTTACCTGTGGTGAGAATCTTCAATCCGATATTGATATTTTTGTAAAAGACAACATCCTATATCTGAACAACTCAATAAAATACAACTGGTCACGCAGCTATGAAAAGGTGAAATTAGAGCTTCATCTTATAAGTATACCTCGTCTAGATGTTAGGAAGCCATCATATATAACCTCAAGAGATACTATCAAAACACATGAATTTTTCCTAGTCGATTGGGGAAAATTTACAGAACTAGATGTAACCCTCGATGTTGATAATTGCGCAATAGATGTTTCTGTAGAAGGTTTTGGTCATTATACAGTTAAGGGTAAATCAACTACGGCAAATTTTCATTGTAAAGGCTCAGCATTTTTTTACGCAGAAAAACTTCAAGTGCAAAACTGTACAGTTCTTCAAAATAGTATTGGTGATACTTATGTTAATGTATTGAATAAACTTACAGTAACCATCCAAAACTCAGGAAAGGTTTACTACTATGGCAACCCATCTTCTATAATATTGAATAATAATTTCCCTAATGATAAACTAATTCATCTGCCAAATGATTAG
- a CDS encoding MBL fold metallo-hydrolase encodes MKIHSFNIVNFRVDGGAMFGVVPKVLWNKVYPADENNLIPLAVRSMIIDSGDRVVLIDNGIGDKQSEKFFGHVYKFGGEGLIEGLANRGYKPENITDVILTHLHFDHCGGGVKLNPDGSFALTFPNAKYHISRAQWENAINPNSREVDSYLPENLLPMRDLGALNLIEKEGELIPDVYLRIFNGHTHGQILPVITYKGKTIVFVADLFPFRAHLPLPYIMSYDVEPLITLKEKETLLEEALNGDYIFHYQHDYYSECSRVYNTPRGIKATEGFTFDTLLKELGE; translated from the coding sequence ATGAAAATACATTCTTTTAATATTGTAAACTTTAGAGTTGATGGCGGGGCTATGTTTGGTGTTGTGCCAAAAGTTTTATGGAATAAGGTGTATCCTGCTGATGAAAATAATTTAATCCCTCTTGCAGTACGTTCAATGATAATTGATAGTGGTGATAGAGTTGTACTAATTGATAATGGTATTGGTGATAAACAAAGTGAGAAGTTTTTTGGCCACGTTTATAAGTTTGGTGGAGAAGGATTGATAGAAGGTTTGGCTAATAGAGGCTATAAGCCAGAAAACATAACCGATGTAATACTAACTCATCTCCACTTCGATCACTGTGGCGGTGGAGTTAAACTTAACCCTGATGGTTCTTTTGCTCTTACATTTCCCAATGCTAAGTATCATATATCTAGGGCTCAATGGGAGAATGCGATCAACCCAAATTCACGTGAAGTAGATTCTTACCTCCCTGAAAATCTTTTGCCTATGAGGGATTTGGGGGCTCTTAATCTTATAGAGAAGGAGGGTGAGTTAATACCTGATGTTTATCTTCGGATATTTAATGGACATACACATGGTCAAATTTTACCAGTAATTACTTATAAAGGGAAAACAATTGTATTTGTTGCCGATCTTTTTCCATTTAGAGCCCACTTGCCATTACCATATATCATGAGTTATGATGTTGAACCACTTATAACGTTAAAAGAAAAAGAAACACTTTTGGAGGAAGCCTTGAATGGCGATTACATTTTCCATTACCAACATGATTATTATAGTGAATGTAGTCGGGTTTATAATACACCTCGTGGAATAAAGGCAACAGAGGGATTTACTTTCGATACTCTTCTAAAGGAGCTTGGCGAATAG
- a CDS encoding peptidoglycan synthetase — protein MRIHFIAIGGSAMHNLAIALKEKGYDVSGSDDEIFEPSLSRLKKHEILPPSIGWEVSRITSELDAIVLGMHARADNPELLKAKELGLKIYSYPEYLYEQTKDKIRIVIGGSHGKTTITSMVMHVLKFAGIDFDYMVGAQLEGFENMVSLKQNTKIAVFEGDEYLTSPIDLRPKFHLYMPTIALISGIAWDHINAFPTYEGYKNQFAIFIDKIIENGTLVYCAEDSEIIDLVSKSKRSINKLPYTTHPFESTEGGACLVIKNEKIPLSIFGKHNMQNISGAKAVCNQVGITDEVFYKAISSFKGASKRLQQLAENQHTKVFLDFAHSPSKVAATVQAVSETYRNKDLVACLELHTFSSLNAEFLSQYKGTMGKSNISLVYFNPETIAHKKLSPIKPNDVKNNFLPSDVEVYTDSQMLITKLKSIEWKDKNLLIMTSGNFSGINLQELATEIVK, from the coding sequence ATGAGAATCCATTTTATTGCTATTGGTGGGAGTGCAATGCACAACCTTGCTATTGCCCTAAAAGAGAAGGGTTATGATGTATCAGGTTCGGATGATGAAATCTTTGAGCCTTCACTTAGTCGGTTAAAAAAGCACGAGATATTACCTCCATCAATTGGTTGGGAAGTTTCTCGAATCACATCTGAACTAGATGCAATTGTTCTTGGAATGCATGCACGTGCAGATAATCCAGAACTTCTAAAAGCAAAAGAATTAGGTCTTAAGATTTATTCTTATCCAGAGTATTTGTATGAACAGACAAAAGATAAAATAAGGATTGTAATTGGCGGTAGTCATGGTAAAACCACAATCACTTCGATGGTTATGCATGTTCTTAAATTTGCAGGTATCGATTTCGATTACATGGTTGGCGCACAACTCGAAGGCTTTGAGAATATGGTAAGTTTAAAACAAAATACTAAAATAGCCGTGTTTGAAGGGGATGAGTATTTAACCTCTCCAATTGACCTACGTCCTAAATTTCACCTTTACATGCCAACCATTGCTCTGATATCGGGCATTGCTTGGGATCATATTAATGCTTTCCCAACCTACGAAGGATATAAGAACCAATTTGCAATTTTTATCGATAAGATTATTGAGAATGGTACTCTAGTTTACTGTGCGGAAGATTCTGAAATAATTGATCTGGTTTCAAAATCAAAAAGGAGCATTAACAAACTACCATACACAACCCATCCATTTGAATCAACAGAAGGAGGCGCATGTTTGGTTATAAAAAACGAAAAAATTCCCTTGTCTATTTTCGGGAAACATAATATGCAGAATATAAGTGGAGCTAAGGCCGTGTGTAATCAGGTTGGTATTACCGATGAGGTATTTTATAAAGCAATATCTTCCTTTAAGGGAGCCTCAAAAAGGCTACAACAATTAGCAGAAAATCAGCACACAAAAGTTTTTCTAGATTTTGCTCATTCCCCTTCAAAAGTAGCAGCTACAGTTCAGGCAGTAAGCGAAACCTACCGCAATAAAGATTTGGTAGCATGTTTAGAACTACATACTTTCAGTAGCCTTAATGCAGAGTTCCTAAGTCAGTATAAGGGTACGATGGGAAAATCAAATATTAGCCTAGTCTACTTTAACCCTGAAACTATTGCTCACAAAAAACTTTCGCCCATCAAACCTAATGATGTAAAAAATAACTTTTTGCCCTCTGATGTTGAGGTCTATACCGACTCTCAGATGCTAATTACTAAACTGAAATCCATTGAATGGAAGGATAAAAACTTACTTATTATGACATCAGGAAATTTCTCAGGCATAAACCTTCAAGAACTTGCAACGGAGATAGTCAAGTAG
- a CDS encoding GNAT family N-acetyltransferase, which translates to MKLESKRIEIIPLTLHEMQIFIKSRSDYEKHANLTVTGIETPEFYRDEIKETIQLEPKSWTSKNKEYLFHTIWLMIQRESKTIVGQFVFNGRPNELGEVEIFFMVELPYRKQGIATEAMLEIMRWGCKTKLFRVVYIDADLQNKAAKASLNKLGFKKQPDDEDGNPSNRYYKAIYPTEPCIDDLEVDPIKE; encoded by the coding sequence ATGAAACTCGAATCGAAACGAATAGAGATTATCCCTCTAACCCTGCATGAGATGCAGATATTCATTAAATCACGCAGTGATTACGAAAAACATGCAAATCTTACAGTAACGGGAATTGAGACCCCAGAATTTTACAGGGATGAAATTAAAGAAACAATCCAACTTGAGCCTAAATCATGGACTAGCAAAAACAAAGAATACCTATTCCATACTATATGGTTAATGATCCAAAGGGAATCAAAAACAATAGTTGGGCAATTTGTTTTCAACGGAAGACCAAATGAACTGGGTGAAGTTGAAATATTCTTCATGGTAGAACTACCCTATCGTAAGCAAGGGATTGCGACTGAGGCTATGCTTGAAATTATGAGATGGGGTTGTAAGACTAAACTCTTCCGAGTAGTTTATATTGATGCTGATTTACAAAACAAAGCGGCTAAAGCTTCATTAAATAAACTTGGCTTTAAAAAGCAGCCCGACGATGAGGATGGTAATCCATCTAACAGATACTATAAAGCAATTTATCCCACAGAACCTTGTATTGATGACCTTGAAGTTGATCCAATAAAAGAGTGA
- a CDS encoding 30S ribosomal protein S20 — protein sequence MANHKSAEKRNRQTEERRTHNRYFARTTRNALKELRSTTDKAVATELLPKVSSMLDKLAQKNIIHKNKAANLKSSLTKHVSEL from the coding sequence ATGGCAAATCACAAATCAGCAGAAAAGAGAAACAGGCAGACTGAAGAAAGAAGAACACATAACAGGTATTTCGCAAGAACTACCCGTAATGCTCTTAAAGAATTAAGATCAACTACCGATAAAGCAGTAGCTACAGAATTACTTCCTAAAGTTTCTTCAATGCTTGACAAGCTTGCTCAGAAAAACATTATTCACAAGAATAAGGCTGCCAACTTGAAAAGTTCTCTAACAAAGCACGTGAGCGAATTATAG
- the radC gene encoding DNA repair protein RadC, translating into MSTENKNLTIKDWALEDRPREKMIKKGVGSLTDTELLAILIKSGTKNENAVTIAKRILHSANDNLNELGKFTLTDFTSTKGIGEAKGITIMAALEIGRRRKLAEVLNRPKIHSSNDVKEIFQAQLADLPHEEFWVLYMNRANKVLDQTRITQGGVTGTVFDIKLIMKSAIEKLASSIIVCHNHPSGNPKPSEQDIQITQKLKEAAQIFEISLLDHIIVTDSECYSFADNGSL; encoded by the coding sequence ATGTCAACAGAGAATAAAAACCTAACGATAAAAGATTGGGCGCTTGAGGATCGTCCTAGGGAAAAAATGATTAAAAAAGGCGTTGGAAGCCTTACCGATACTGAACTACTAGCCATCCTTATAAAATCCGGCACAAAGAATGAAAATGCGGTAACAATCGCAAAAAGAATTCTTCATTCTGCAAACGACAACTTAAATGAATTGGGGAAGTTTACCCTTACAGATTTCACCTCAACCAAAGGAATTGGTGAAGCCAAGGGAATAACAATAATGGCAGCATTAGAAATTGGACGTAGACGTAAGTTGGCAGAAGTCCTCAATCGGCCTAAGATTCATTCGAGTAATGATGTGAAGGAGATTTTTCAAGCTCAACTAGCCGATTTGCCACACGAGGAATTTTGGGTTCTATACATGAACCGAGCCAACAAAGTATTAGATCAAACAAGAATAACTCAAGGTGGAGTGACGGGAACAGTTTTCGATATCAAATTAATTATGAAGTCAGCAATTGAGAAACTGGCCTCGTCAATTATAGTATGCCACAACCATCCATCTGGAAACCCAAAACCTAGCGAACAGGATATTCAAATCACCCAAAAGTTAAAAGAAGCTGCACAAATTTTTGAAATATCACTATTGGATCATATCATAGTAACCGATTCCGAGTGTTATTCGTTTGCTGACAATGGAAGTTTGTAA
- a CDS encoding prolyl oligopeptidase family serine peptidase, whose translation MKIILSLLMALSLISKVYAQDLFLYERKEFIVGNDTLRYRIMYPLNFDANKKYPLVLFLHGSGERGKDNEAQLIHGGKLFAQDEIRSNFQAIVIFPQCPENGFWASTKREKNTDGSNLFVFNPNSKPTKPMELTIKLVKQTLKENYVDKKRIYVGGLSMGGMGTFEILYRCPKIFAAAFPICGGGNPEYVGKYAKRVKIWVFHGAKDDVVLPEYSKKMVDAIKEKGGDVNFTIYPNANHNSWASAFAEPNLFPWLFSIYKK comes from the coding sequence ATGAAGATTATTCTTTCCTTACTTATGGCACTCTCATTGATTTCTAAAGTATATGCTCAGGATTTATTCCTTTATGAGAGAAAAGAGTTTATAGTTGGAAATGATACTCTTCGATACAGGATCATGTACCCCCTGAACTTTGATGCTAATAAAAAATACCCATTGGTATTATTCCTTCATGGATCCGGCGAAAGGGGAAAGGATAATGAAGCTCAATTAATTCATGGTGGTAAACTTTTTGCTCAAGATGAAATTCGTTCGAATTTTCAGGCAATTGTGATATTCCCTCAGTGCCCGGAGAATGGCTTCTGGGCTAGCACTAAAAGAGAAAAGAACACCGATGGGTCTAACCTATTTGTTTTTAATCCAAATAGCAAACCCACTAAACCAATGGAACTAACAATCAAATTGGTAAAGCAAACACTTAAAGAAAACTACGTAGACAAAAAAAGAATTTACGTTGGTGGTCTTTCGATGGGTGGTATGGGCACTTTTGAAATCCTTTATCGATGCCCAAAGATTTTTGCTGCTGCATTTCCAATATGCGGAGGTGGTAATCCCGAATATGTAGGTAAATATGCTAAAAGAGTAAAAATTTGGGTTTTTCATGGGGCAAAGGACGATGTTGTTCTTCCTGAATATTCTAAAAAAATGGTTGATGCAATTAAAGAGAAAGGCGGGGATGTAAATTTTACGATTTATCCGAATGCCAACCATAATAGTTGGGCCTCTGCTTTTGCCGAACCAAACCTTTTTCCGTGGTTGTTTTCAATCTATAAGAAATAG
- the upp gene encoding uracil phosphoribosyltransferase, with protein MIKVIGENNSILNQFIAELRDVNVQNDFMRFRKNLERIGEIFAYELSKELHYESHLVQTPLGTADVNLSTDQIVLAVILRAGLPLHQGMLNYFDKAENAFISAYRKYSKDGTFTIQFEHLSCPSVAGKLLVIIDPMLATGASMLLAYKAILERGTPKHTHIVSVIASKEGVDYLRKNLPQKNATIWLGAVDDELTVKSYIVPGLGDAGDLAFGSKE; from the coding sequence ATGATTAAAGTTATTGGCGAAAACAACTCCATACTCAACCAATTTATCGCTGAACTGCGCGATGTAAATGTTCAAAACGACTTTATGAGGTTTCGAAAGAATCTCGAACGAATTGGAGAAATTTTCGCTTATGAACTAAGTAAAGAATTACACTACGAAAGTCATCTAGTACAAACGCCACTAGGCACGGCAGATGTAAATCTTTCTACTGATCAAATCGTCTTGGCTGTAATCCTTAGAGCAGGACTTCCGTTGCATCAAGGGATGTTGAATTATTTTGACAAAGCAGAAAATGCCTTTATTTCAGCTTACAGAAAGTATAGCAAGGATGGAACATTCACAATTCAATTTGAACACCTCTCCTGTCCAAGTGTTGCGGGGAAACTTCTTGTAATTATTGACCCGATGCTGGCAACAGGAGCTTCGATGTTACTTGCTTACAAAGCCATTCTTGAAAGAGGCACACCAAAACACACCCATATTGTTTCTGTAATTGCCTCAAAAGAAGGTGTTGACTACTTGCGAAAAAATCTACCACAAAAAAATGCTACTATCTGGTTGGGCGCAGTTGACGATGAGTTAACTGTTAAGTCCTACATTGTACCAGGTCTTGGAGATGCTGGCGATTTAGCATTTGGTAGTAAAGAGTAA